Proteins encoded by one window of Oenanthe melanoleuca isolate GR-GAL-2019-014 chromosome 20, OMel1.0, whole genome shotgun sequence:
- the RBM38 gene encoding RNA-binding protein 38, with product MHTVQKDTTFTKIFVGGLPYHTTDSSLRKYFEVFGDIEEAVVITDRQTGKSRGYGFVTMADRAAAERACKDPNPIIDGRKANVNLAYLGAKPRSIQTGFTIGVQQLHPAFIQRPFGLTPHYVYPQAILQPSVVIPTPVQSITSPYIDYTAASPAYSQYGAAYEQYPYAASPAGFVGYGYPGAVQPPLAAGSAAPAAFLQYQPQQLQPDRMQ from the exons ATGCACACCGTGCAGAAGGACACCACCTTCACCAAGATCTTCGTCGGGGGGCTGCCCTACCACACCACCGACTCCTCCCTCAGGAAGTACTTCGAGGTCTTCGGGGACATCGAGGAGGCGGTGGTGATCACGGACCGGCAGACCGGCAAATCCCGGGGATACGGCTTT GTGACCATggcagacagagctgctgctgaaagggCTTGTAAAGACCCAAACCCCATCATTGACGGCAGGAAAGCAAATGTGAACCTGGCGTATTTGGGAGCAAAACCAAGGAGTATTCAAACTG gtttcaCCATAGGTGTGCAGCAGCTACATCCAGCCTTCATTCAGAGACCCTTTGG ACTGACGCCCCACTACGTGTACCCCCAGgccatcctgcagcccagcgTGGTGATCCCCACGCCGGTGCAGTCCATCACGTCTCCCTACATCGACTACACGGCGGCCAGCCCGGCCTACTCGCAGTACGGCGCGGCCTACGAGCAGTACCCCTACGCGGCCTCGCCCGCCGGCTTCGTGGGCTACGGCTACCCGGGCGCGGTGCAGCCGCCGCTGGCCGCGGGCtcggccgcccccgccgcctTCCTGCAGTACCAGccgcagcagctgcagcccgACCGCATGCAGTGA